One part of the Fusobacterium pseudoperiodonticum genome encodes these proteins:
- a CDS encoding N-acetyltransferase, with product MNKIEFKIIRGNERSEEISEILNEEDMESSIQIKYIKYPNLFESLKLDGVREPLIVSGIDTTNNIMVGLGACTIFEDNIAYLNSFRIRTEYRNKVNFGNGYKKIIEELEKEGIDTIITTILDDNKMAKEILTKQRRNMPIYEFYKNITFYSIKNIKKNTLVIDDLHITEYKNFRIEIKNKPNKKYFVEDYKGIYKFLYKMRKVISFFGYPELPKKNTEMKFLYVDIIAKDDDYSNTLEAIKYLQSMDCSCDFFMIGTYENSSLDIQLKKIKSFKYKSKLYKVYYGEDKNKGKDIRFKFWNL from the coding sequence ATGAATAAGATAGAATTTAAAATTATAAGAGGAAACGAAAGAAGCGAAGAAATAAGTGAGATCTTAAATGAAGAAGATATGGAAAGTTCCATACAAATTAAATATATAAAATATCCTAATCTCTTTGAATCGTTGAAATTAGATGGAGTAAGAGAACCACTTATTGTCTCTGGAATAGACACTACAAATAATATAATGGTTGGTTTAGGAGCTTGTACCATATTTGAAGATAATATTGCTTACTTAAATTCTTTTAGAATAAGGACAGAATACAGAAACAAGGTAAATTTTGGAAATGGCTATAAAAAAATTATAGAAGAATTAGAAAAAGAAGGGATAGATACAATTATCACAACTATTTTAGATGATAATAAGATGGCAAAGGAAATACTTACAAAGCAAAGAAGAAATATGCCAATCTATGAGTTCTATAAAAATATAACTTTCTATAGCATAAAAAATATTAAGAAAAATACTCTAGTTATAGATGATTTACATATAACAGAATATAAGAATTTTAGAATAGAAATTAAAAATAAGCCAAATAAAAAATATTTTGTTGAAGATTACAAAGGCATATATAAATTTTTGTATAAGATGAGAAAGGTTATCTCTTTCTTTGGTTATCCTGAACTACCAAAGAAAAATACTGAGATGAAATTTCTATATGTCGATATAATTGCAAAAGATGATGACTATAGTAATACTTTAGAAGCTATAAAATATTTACAAAGTATGGACTGTTCTTGTGATTTCTTTATGATAGGTACTTATGAAAACTCATCACTAGATATACAACTAAAGAAAATTAAATCTTTTAAATATAAAAGTAAACTCTATAAAGTATATTATGGAGAAGATAAAAATAAGGGAAAAGATATAAGATTCAAATTTTGGAACTTGTAA
- a CDS encoding GH3 auxin-responsive promoter family protein, producing MSSRNILEIQENKLKEILENNKNSLYGKKYNFNEIKTIEDFQREVPLTTYEDYLPYIEKIKNGEEHILTYEKVKMFELTSGSTSASKLIPYTDSLKKEFQTGIKVWLYSLYKKYPSLKFGKSYWSITPKIDFQHKEKSVIPIGFEEDSEYFGNFEKHLVDSIFVNPKDIKNEKDMDRFYFKTLSALMAEENIRLFSFWSPSLLLLLIEYLEKNSEKILKTLKEKRREEVRKYIEAKEYYKIWKDLKLISCWGDMNSTEYLKKIQEIFPNTVIQEKGLLATEGFISFPDTEKNLSKLSFYSHFFEFLSLDDNKIYNISEIEANKKYELILTTSGGLYRYCIGDIIEVISIENNVPYIKFTGRKGAVSDLFGEKLEESFLKNIMETYKQKIDFYMFAPNKNHYILFIKTDRKIDVQDLENKLRENFHYDYCRKLGQLKAIKMFTLTGQPEKEYIEACQNKNQKLGNIKMIALSKESGWENIFNGYFQESEDE from the coding sequence ATGAGTAGTAGAAATATTTTAGAGATACAAGAAAATAAATTAAAAGAGATTTTAGAAAACAATAAAAATTCTCTTTATGGGAAAAAATATAATTTCAATGAGATAAAAACTATTGAAGATTTTCAGAGAGAAGTTCCACTTACAACATATGAAGATTATCTACCCTATATAGAAAAAATAAAGAATGGCGAAGAGCATATACTGACTTATGAGAAAGTTAAGATGTTTGAGTTAACAAGTGGTTCAACTTCTGCAAGTAAATTAATACCTTACACTGATAGTTTAAAAAAAGAGTTTCAAACTGGTATAAAAGTTTGGTTGTATTCACTATATAAAAAATATCCTAGCTTAAAATTTGGAAAAAGTTATTGGAGTATCACTCCTAAAATAGATTTTCAACATAAAGAAAAATCTGTTATTCCCATAGGCTTTGAAGAAGATAGTGAGTATTTTGGAAATTTTGAAAAACATCTGGTAGACTCTATCTTTGTAAATCCTAAAGATATTAAAAATGAAAAAGATATGGATAGATTTTATTTCAAAACCCTTTCAGCTCTTATGGCAGAAGAAAATATTAGACTTTTTTCTTTTTGGAGTCCTAGTTTACTACTTTTATTAATAGAGTATTTAGAAAAGAATTCTGAAAAGATTTTAAAAACTCTCAAAGAAAAGAGAAGGGAAGAAGTAAGAAAATATATAGAAGCCAAGGAATATTATAAAATTTGGAAGGATTTAAAGCTTATAAGTTGTTGGGGAGATATGAATTCAACTGAATATCTAAAAAAGATACAAGAAATCTTTCCTAATACAGTAATTCAAGAAAAAGGTTTACTTGCAACAGAAGGATTTATTTCATTTCCTGATACCGAGAAAAATCTTTCTAAACTAAGTTTTTATTCACATTTTTTTGAATTTCTATCTTTAGACGATAATAAAATTTATAATATTTCAGAAATTGAAGCTAATAAAAAATATGAACTTATTCTTACAACTTCTGGAGGTTTATATAGATATTGTATAGGTGATATCATAGAGGTAATTTCCATTGAAAATAATGTTCCCTACATAAAATTCACTGGAAGAAAAGGGGCAGTATCCGATTTGTTTGGTGAGAAACTAGAGGAAAGTTTTTTGAAAAATATAATGGAAACTTACAAACAAAAAATAGATTTCTATATGTTTGCACCTAATAAAAATCACTATATACTTTTTATAAAAACTGATAGAAAAATAGATGTTCAAGATTTAGAAAATAAATTAAGAGAAAATTTTCACTATGATTATTGCAGAAAATTAGGGCAATTAAAAGCAATAAAAATGTTTACATTAACTGGTCAGCCTGAAAAAGAATATATAGAGGCTTGTCAAAATAAAAATCAAAAATTAGGAAATATCAAAATGATAGCACTTTCAAAAGAAAGTGGCTGGGAGAATATCTTCAATGGATATTTTCAAGAAAGTGAGGACGAATGA
- a CDS encoding B12-binding domain-containing radical SAM protein, with the protein MKIAFLAPAGAMHRFNGSFGKSLHYAPLTLTTLAALIPESLNAEAKIYDETIEKIPLDLEADIIVMTSITGTSQRCYAYADYFRQRGITVVLGGVHPSLMPEEASQHADVVMVGFAEQTFPQMLLDFKNGRLKRMYIQDKEFNLDNKVIPRRDLLQKDKYITTATVEVVRGCSLPCTFCAYPTAFGRKIYKRPIKEVLSEIEMFSEKIILFPDVNLIADREYAMRLFKEMKSLNKYWMGLVTSSVGIDENMIKTFADSGCKGLLIGFESITQESQSYINKGINKVADYAELMKKLHDYGILVQGCFAFGSDEEDTSVFERTVEAVVKAKIDLPRYSILTPFPKTQFYAQLEAENRIFEKNWAMYDVEHCVFTPKKMTVEELEKGTAWAWRETYSMKNIFKRLAPFTHSPWISLPLNIAYRKYADKYEHFTREVMCNNSDIPLIFEK; encoded by the coding sequence ATGAAAATAGCTTTTTTAGCACCTGCTGGTGCAATGCACCGTTTTAATGGAAGTTTTGGAAAGAGCTTACATTATGCACCATTAACATTAACAACTTTGGCAGCATTAATTCCTGAAAGTTTAAATGCTGAGGCAAAAATTTATGATGAAACTATTGAAAAAATTCCTTTGGATTTAGAAGCTGATATTATTGTTATGACTTCTATCACAGGAACATCTCAAAGATGTTATGCCTATGCAGATTATTTTAGACAAAGAGGTATCACTGTTGTTTTAGGTGGAGTTCACCCTTCGCTTATGCCAGAAGAAGCCTCTCAACATGCAGATGTTGTAATGGTAGGATTTGCTGAACAAACTTTTCCACAAATGCTTTTAGATTTTAAAAATGGAAGATTAAAAAGAATGTATATTCAAGACAAGGAATTTAATTTAGATAATAAGGTAATTCCTAGAAGAGATCTTTTACAAAAAGATAAATATATCACAACGGCAACTGTTGAAGTTGTTAGAGGTTGTTCATTGCCTTGCACTTTCTGTGCCTATCCAACTGCCTTTGGAAGAAAAATATATAAAAGACCTATAAAGGAAGTATTATCTGAGATTGAAATGTTTTCAGAAAAGATTATCCTTTTCCCTGATGTAAATTTAATCGCTGATAGAGAATATGCAATGAGACTTTTTAAAGAAATGAAATCTTTAAATAAATATTGGATGGGACTTGTAACTTCTTCTGTGGGTATAGATGAAAATATGATTAAGACTTTTGCAGACAGTGGTTGTAAAGGTTTGTTAATAGGTTTTGAGTCTATCACTCAGGAATCTCAAAGCTATATCAATAAGGGTATAAACAAGGTTGCTGATTATGCAGAACTTATGAAAAAACTTCATGACTATGGAATTTTAGTACAAGGTTGTTTCGCCTTTGGAAGTGATGAAGAAGATACTTCTGTATTTGAAAGAACTGTTGAAGCTGTTGTTAAAGCTAAGATTGACTTACCTAGATACAGTATTCTAACTCCTTTCCCTAAAACACAATTCTATGCTCAACTTGAAGCAGAAAACAGAATATTTGAAAAGAATTGGGCTATGTATGATGTTGAACACTGTGTATTTACTCCTAAGAAAATGACAGTTGAAGAATTAGAAAAAGGTACTGCTTGGGCTTGGAGAGAGACATATAGTATGAAGAATATCTTTAAAAGGTTGGCACCTTTCACTCATAGTCCTTGGATATCTTTACCTTTAAACATAGCGTATAGAAAATATGCTGATAAGTACGAACATTTTACAAGGGAAGTTATGTGTAATAACTCAGATATACCTTTAATATTTGAAAAATAA
- a CDS encoding primosomal protein N — protein MKIDKFEIINDISSNNIKLINFLDIFAKFSQNTKDMTEFMYLNENISQSFFKLTKSKKEDLEDILNILKIIKNKSKKEDLDIYGEEVERGINEINWLIEEKNLYQNIFQEFDNKKVLDKNSIVNELYRNEDISQSKYLIRTFSNKLWKELDEETIVNFLNGLDFYYLSDEAYFFILPACIRYGLKKFEDNEQLDYLTFFLSDKERVNYADEKIKILVVSYLNLLKKLNFSGYYEKEEKECLELWK, from the coding sequence ATGAAAATAGATAAATTTGAAATTATAAATGATATTTCCTCAAATAACATAAAGCTAATTAATTTCTTAGATATCTTTGCTAAATTTTCTCAAAACACAAAAGATATGACAGAATTTATGTATTTGAATGAAAATATATCTCAAAGTTTTTTCAAACTAACAAAGTCGAAAAAGGAAGACTTAGAAGATATTTTAAATATACTAAAAATTATTAAAAATAAATCTAAAAAGGAAGATTTAGATATCTATGGTGAGGAAGTTGAAAGAGGAATTAACGAAATAAATTGGCTTATTGAAGAAAAAAATCTTTATCAAAATATTTTTCAAGAATTTGATAATAAAAAGGTTTTGGATAAAAATTCTATAGTGAATGAACTATATAGAAATGAAGATATTTCTCAAAGTAAATATCTGATTAGAACTTTTTCAAATAAACTATGGAAAGAATTAGATGAAGAAACTATTGTCAATTTTTTAAATGGACTAGATTTTTACTATTTAAGTGATGAAGCATATTTCTTTATTCTTCCTGCTTGTATTAGATATGGACTTAAAAAATTTGAGGACAATGAACAACTAGACTATTTAACATTCTTTTTATCTGATAAAGAAAGAGTTAATTATGCTGATGAAAAAATTAAAATATTAGTTGTTTCTTATCTGAATTTATTAAAGAAATTAAATTTTTCAGGCTATTATGAAAAAGAAGAAAAAGAATGCCTAGAGTTATGGAAATAG
- the nagE gene encoding N-acetylglucosamine-specific PTS transporter subunit IIBC codes for MFSYLQKIGKALMVPVAVLPAAAIMLGLGYWIDPTGWGANSQLAAFLIKAGAAVIDNMPILFAVGVAYGISKDKDGAAALAGLVAFEIVTTLLSKGAVAQIMGIDPEQVHAAFGKVNNQFIGILCGVISGELYNKFHKIELPKFLAFFSGKRFVPIITSVVMIIVSFILTYIWPVIFGALVSFGTSIAKLGPIGAGIYGFLNRLLIPVGLHHAVNSVFWFNVAGINDIGRFWGAPEMAYADLPEILQGTYHVGMYQAGFFPIMMFGLLGACLAFIQTSKPENRAKIVSIMVAAGFTSFLTGVTEPIEFAFMFVAPLLYLVHALLTGLSLFLAASFNWMAGFSFSGGFIDFFLSLKNPNAQSPFMLVVLGLVFFVIYYFVFLFVIKAFNLKTPGREESEEEKEEAVRVNTSNTALAESLATYLGGADNVVEVDNCTTRLRLKVKDSDKIQDAEIKKLVPGLLKPSKEAVQVIIGPHVEFVATELKRILNK; via the coding sequence ATGTTTAGTTATTTGCAAAAAATAGGTAAAGCACTTATGGTTCCAGTTGCCGTTTTACCAGCAGCAGCAATAATGCTAGGATTAGGTTACTGGATAGATCCAACTGGATGGGGGGCAAATAGTCAATTAGCAGCTTTCTTAATAAAAGCGGGAGCAGCAGTAATAGATAATATGCCAATACTATTTGCAGTTGGGGTTGCTTATGGTATTTCAAAGGATAAAGATGGAGCAGCAGCACTTGCTGGATTGGTAGCCTTTGAAATTGTAACAACATTATTATCTAAAGGTGCAGTTGCACAAATAATGGGAATAGATCCTGAACAAGTTCATGCAGCTTTTGGAAAGGTAAATAACCAATTTATTGGAATACTTTGTGGGGTTATATCAGGGGAATTATATAATAAGTTCCATAAGATTGAACTTCCTAAGTTCTTAGCTTTCTTTAGTGGAAAGAGATTTGTTCCAATTATAACATCAGTTGTTATGATAATAGTATCTTTCATCTTAACTTACATATGGCCAGTTATATTTGGAGCTTTAGTAAGCTTTGGTACAAGTATTGCTAAATTAGGACCAATTGGAGCAGGTATTTATGGATTCCTTAACAGATTATTAATTCCTGTAGGATTACACCATGCAGTAAACTCAGTTTTCTGGTTTAACGTTGCAGGAATAAATGATATAGGAAGATTCTGGGGAGCACCAGAAATGGCTTATGCGGACTTACCAGAAATATTACAAGGAACATATCATGTTGGAATGTATCAAGCAGGGTTCTTCCCAATAATGATGTTTGGACTTTTAGGAGCTTGTCTAGCATTTATTCAAACTTCTAAACCTGAAAATAGAGCTAAAATAGTTTCAATAATGGTAGCAGCAGGATTTACAAGTTTCTTAACAGGAGTTACTGAACCAATAGAATTCGCATTCATGTTCGTTGCACCACTTTTATATCTAGTGCATGCATTATTAACAGGGCTTTCTCTATTCTTAGCAGCTTCATTTAACTGGATGGCAGGATTCAGTTTCTCAGGAGGATTTATTGACTTCTTCCTATCTTTAAAAAATCCTAATGCTCAAAGTCCATTTATGCTAGTGGTTTTAGGTTTAGTTTTCTTTGTAATTTACTACTTTGTTTTCTTATTTGTTATAAAAGCTTTCAATTTAAAAACTCCAGGTAGAGAAGAAAGTGAAGAAGAAAAAGAAGAAGCTGTAAGAGTAAATACATCTAATACTGCATTAGCTGAAAGCCTAGCAACTTACTTAGGTGGAGCAGACAACGTAGTTGAAGTTGACAACTGTACAACAAGACTTAGATTAAAAGTTAAAGACAGTGACAAAATTCAAGATGCTGAAATAAAGAAATTAGTTCCAGGTCTTTTAAAACCTTCAAAAGAAGCAGTACAAGTTATAATAGGACCACATGTTGAATTTGTTGCAACAGAATTAAAAAGAATATTAAATAAATAA
- a CDS encoding IMPACT family protein, whose protein sequence is MEKLKTIKRECSVEFEEKKSKFIASVKPVFSKEEAEEYINYIKSLHPNATHNCSAYKINNKGLEFFKVDDDGEPSGTAGKPMGDIINYMEVTNLVVIATRYFGGIKLGAGGLVRNYAKTAKLGITEAEIIDFVNKVDLLFEIPYEKLGEIEKLLKDYEAEVIDKSFLEKIIFKVRINEEFLTNLENYPYINLIDS, encoded by the coding sequence ATGGAAAAATTAAAAACTATAAAAAGAGAATGCTCTGTAGAATTTGAAGAAAAAAAATCAAAATTTATTGCCTCTGTGAAACCTGTTTTTTCAAAAGAAGAAGCAGAGGAATATATAAATTATATTAAGAGTCTCCACCCAAATGCAACTCATAATTGTTCTGCTTATAAAATAAATAATAAAGGCTTAGAATTTTTTAAGGTTGACGATGATGGTGAGCCAAGTGGAACAGCTGGTAAACCTATGGGAGATATCATAAACTATATGGAAGTAACTAACTTAGTTGTTATTGCTACTAGATATTTTGGTGGAATTAAATTAGGTGCTGGTGGTCTAGTTAGAAATTACGCTAAGACTGCTAAACTTGGAATAACTGAAGCAGAAATTATAGATTTTGTTAACAAAGTTGACTTACTTTTTGAAATTCCTTATGAAAAGTTAGGGGAAATAGAAAAGCTATTAAAAGATTACGAAGCTGAAGTTATAGACAAATCATTTTTAGAAAAGATAATTTTTAAAGTTAGGATAAATGAGGAATTTCTAACTAATTTAGAAAACTATCCATATATTAATCTAATTGATTCTTAA
- a CDS encoding J domain-containing protein produces MEAILLPLVVMFFILVLTLGIEKASKAIIPLAIIEIFVYFFGWDIFKYIFIFILFIVFLIFFLIFKLLKKAGTSSNTYRRTRTQNDDFFGGYRNNTRSNNNSNGTKENNTYSDTRYYGNFRTKEEAEEFFRNIFGANSNNRTYSNTRSSGTFTQEEFEEFFRNIFGGGSGNNGTYSNTRSSGTFTQEEFEEFFRNTFGGSFGGTYGGSTYGKSSGGYRQGGNYQRTGTYTSNRSRYYRILGLKDGASQEEIKKAYRQLAKEHHPDKFVNASDSEKKFHESKMKEINEAYENLKI; encoded by the coding sequence ATGGAAGCTATATTATTACCTTTAGTGGTAATGTTCTTCATATTAGTTCTAACTCTTGGAATAGAGAAAGCTTCTAAGGCAATCATACCATTAGCTATTATAGAAATTTTTGTTTATTTTTTTGGCTGGGATATTTTTAAATATATTTTTATATTTATACTATTTATAGTATTTCTTATCTTTTTCCTTATATTTAAGTTATTGAAAAAAGCTGGTACATCTTCTAATACTTACAGAAGAACTAGAACTCAGAATGATGATTTTTTTGGTGGGTATAGAAATAATACTCGTAGTAATAACAATTCAAATGGAACAAAAGAAAACAATACTTATAGTGATACAAGATATTATGGAAACTTCCGTACTAAAGAAGAAGCTGAAGAATTTTTTAGAAATATCTTTGGTGCAAATAGTAACAATAGAACTTATAGTAATACAAGATCTAGTGGTACTTTCACTCAAGAAGAGTTTGAAGAATTTTTTAGAAATATCTTTGGTGGTGGCTCTGGTAACAATGGAACCTATAGTAATACAAGATCTAGTGGTACTTTCACTCAAGAAGAGTTTGAAGAGTTTTTTAGAAATACCTTTGGTGGTAGCTTTGGCGGTACTTATGGTGGTAGCACCTATGGTAAGTCTTCTGGTGGCTATAGACAAGGTGGCAACTATCAAAGAACAGGTACTTATACAAGTAATAGAAGTAGATACTATCGTATTTTAGGACTTAAAGATGGAGCGAGTCAAGAAGAGATTAAAAAAGCTTATCGTCAACTTGCAAAAGAACATCACCCAGATAAGTTTGTAAATGCATCTGATAGTGAAAAGAAATTCCATGAAAGTAAAATGAAAGAAATAAACGAAGCTTATGAAAATCTAAAAATCTAA